One Aegilops tauschii subsp. strangulata cultivar AL8/78 chromosome 7, Aet v6.0, whole genome shotgun sequence genomic window carries:
- the LOC141026510 gene encoding uncharacterized protein, whose translation MSSSDVHAISTANHEEQSLAASALTPAATVVQGKGKVLAQQAPVPVVRKRKSRRCQQKQKTLPPAATREELESRESREGPLKVLALPAPGAPRAHAVSDDKMVSRASAPTPRANAFSDDKMMEGNEMKPVQGVPPMRGSIAA comes from the exons ATGTCTAGCTCGGACGTCCACGCCATATCCACCGCTAACCACGAGGAGCAGAGCCTTGCCGCATCCGCCCTCACCCCTGCGGCCACCGTCGTCCAGGGGAAAGGGAAGGTGCTTGCGCAACAGGCGCCTGTGCCGGTGGTTCGCAAGCGCAAGTCCAGGAGATGCCAGCAGAAGCAGAAAACTCTGCCCCCAGCGGCCACCAGAGAGGAGCTTGAATCCCGGGAGTCCCGGGAaggccccttgaaggtgcttgcgCTCCCGGCGCCAGGGGCCCCACGTGCTCATGCTGTCTCCGACGACAAGATGGTGAGCCGTGCTAGTGCCCCCACCCCGCGTGCAAACGCTTTTTCCGACGACAAGATG ATGGAGGGGAACGAGATGAAGCCAGTCCAAGGGGTGCCGCCCATGCGGGGGAGCATTGCGGCTTAA